One genomic segment of Drosophila melanogaster chromosome 3L includes these proteins:
- the knrl gene encoding knirps-like, isoform A produces the protein MMNQDNPYAMNQTCKVCGEPAAGFHFGAFTCEGCKSFFGRSYNNLSSISDCKNNGECIINKKNRTACKACRLKKCLMVGMSKSGSRYGRRSNWFKIHCLLQEQQQQAVAAMAAHHNSQQAGGGSSGGSGGGQGMPNGVKGMSGVPPPAAAAAALGMLGHPGGYPGLYAVANAGGSSRSKEELMMLGLDGSVEYGSHKHPVVASPSVSSPDSHNSDSSVEVSSVRGNPLLHLGGKSNSGGSSSGADGSHSGGGGGGGGGVTPGRPPQMRKDLSPFLPLPFPGLASMPVMPPPAFLPPSHLLFPGYHPALYSHHQGLLKPTPEQQQAAVAAAAVQHLFNSSGAGQRFAPGTSPFANHQQHHKEEDQPAPARSPSTHANNNHLLTNGGAADELTKRFYLDAVLKSQQQSPPPTTKLPPHSKQDYSISALVTPNSESGRERVKSRQNEEDDEARADGIIDGAEHDDEEEDLVVSMTPPHSPAQQEERTPAGEDPRPSPGQDNPIDLSMKTTGSSLSSKSSSPEIEPETEISSDVEKNDTDDDDEDLKVTPEEEISVRETADPEIEEDHSSTTETAKTSIENTHNNNNSISNNNNNNNNNNNSILSDSEASETIKRKLDELIEASSENGKRLRLEAPVKVATSNALDLTTKV, from the exons ATGAATCAGACGTGCAAGGTGTGTGGAGAGCCGGCGGCTGGATTCCATTTCGGAGCCTTTACATGCGAGGGCTGCAAG TCCTTCTTCGGCCGATCGTACAACAATCTGTCGTCGATATCCGACTGCAAGAACAACGGCGAGTGCATCATCAACAAGAAGAACCGAACCGCCTGCAAGGCGTGCCGTCTGAAGAAGTGCCTCATGGTGGGCATGTCGAAGAGTGGATCCCGATATGGTCGTCGCTCCAACTGGTTCAAGATCCACTGTCtgctgcaggagcagcagcagcaggcggtgGCTGCGATGGCGGCGCACCACAATAGCCAGCAGGCGGGTGGTGGAAGTTCCGGTGGATCGGGCGGTGGTCAAGGAATGCCCAACGGGGTCAAGGGCATGTCGGGTGTACCCCCACCGgcggctgcagcagctgctctgGGAATGCTCGGGCATCCTGGTGGTTATCCGGGTCTGTATGCCGTTGCCAATGCTGGCGGCTCGTCACGGAGTAAAGAGGAGCTAATGATGTTGGGATTGGATGGCAGCGTGGAGTACGGCTCCCATAAACATCCGGTGGTGGCATCACCCTCCGTAAGTTCCCCGGATTCCCACAACTCCGACAGCTCTGTGGAGGTGAGTTCGGTGCGAGGCAACCCACTCCTACACTTGGGCGGAAAATCCAATTCGGGAGGATCTTCAAGTGGTGCCGATGGCAGTCATtcgggaggaggaggaggaggaggaggaggagtgaCGCCCGGCAGACCGCCACAGATGCGCAAGGATTTGTCGCCATTCCTGCCGCTGCCCTTCCCAGGCCTAGCATCAATGCCCGTGATGCCACCACCCGCGTTCCTGCCTCCCTCGCACCTACTCTTCCCCGGCTACCACCCCGCCCTGTACTCGCACCACCAGGGCTTGCTGAAGCCAACGCCAGAGCAACAACAGGCAGCGGTGGCTGCGGCGGCCGTGCAACATCTATTCAACTCCAGTGGTGCAGGCCAGCGTTTCGCACCGGGCACTTCACCATTTGCcaaccaccagcagcaccacaaGGAAGAGGATCAGCCAGCACCAGCCAGAAGTCCAAGTACCCATGCGAACAACAACCACCTGCTAACGAATGGTGGTGCTGCCGATGAGCTAACCAAACGCTTCTATTTAGACGCTGTGCTCAAGTCCCAGCAACAAAGTCCTCCGCCGACCACCAAACTACCGCCACACTCCAAGCAGGATTACTCAATTTCAGCTCTGGTCACACCAAACTCGGAAAGTGGCAGGGAGAGAGTGAAAAGTCGCCAGAACGAAGAGGACGACGAGGCGAGAGCGGATGGAATTATTGATGGCGCCGAGCAcgacgatgaggaggaggatctGGTGGTGTCCATGACGCCACCCCACTCACCCGCTCAACAAGAAGAGCGAACCCCAGCCGGCGAGGATCCCAGACCCAGTCCCGGTCAAGATAATCCCATTGATCTGAGCATGAAGACCACCGGCAGTTCCCTGAGCAGTAAAAGTAGTAGCCCAGAAATCGAACCAGAAACCGAGATCTCTAGCGATGTAGAAAAGAACGATACagatgatgacgatgaggaTCTGAAAGTAACGCCTGAAGAGGAGATATCAGTTCGAGAAACGGCTGATCCGGAGATAGAGGAAGATCACTCCAGCACCACAGAGACAGCAAAGACCAGCATTGAAAATAcccacaataacaacaacagtatcagcaacaacaataacaataataataataataataatagtatcCTAAGCGATAGCGAGGCCAGTGAAACGATCAAGAGGAAACTGGACGAACTCATAGAGGCCAGCAGTGAGAATGGAAAACGTCTGAGGTTGGAAGCCCCCGTCAAAGTGGCCACCTCGAATGCCTTGGATCTAACCACTAAGGTCTGA